The following proteins are co-located in the Deltaproteobacteria bacterium genome:
- a CDS encoding carbon-nitrogen hydrolase family protein, translating into MLLAAACQMTSTDDKPRNVRRAEELVAEAVKRGATLIGLPENFTFMGADADKPTMAEPLDGPTLTRMGELAKKLNVTLLAGTILEGGAPGGRYYNSSALFGPDGKRVAIYRKIHLFDVDIADGARYRESEAVAPGSDVVVANGPARLGLSVCYDLRFPELYRRMSKQGAELLFVPAAFTHLTGLAHWEPLLRARAIENLAYVVAPAQVGWHSEKRQTWGHAHVIDPWGQVLATAGAGEGVAVAPVDLEYLAKVRRELPALSHRVLD; encoded by the coding sequence ATGCTTCTCGCCGCCGCCTGCCAGATGACCTCCACCGACGACAAGCCGCGCAACGTGCGTCGGGCCGAAGAGCTCGTGGCGGAAGCGGTCAAGCGAGGGGCGACGCTGATTGGCCTGCCCGAGAACTTCACCTTCATGGGCGCCGACGCCGACAAGCCCACGATGGCCGAGCCGCTCGACGGGCCCACCCTCACGCGGATGGGCGAGCTCGCGAAGAAGCTCAACGTCACGCTGCTCGCGGGGACGATCCTCGAGGGCGGCGCGCCGGGCGGCCGCTACTACAACTCCAGCGCGCTCTTCGGCCCGGACGGCAAGCGCGTCGCGATATATCGCAAAATCCACCTCTTCGACGTCGACATCGCGGATGGCGCGCGCTACCGCGAGTCGGAGGCCGTTGCGCCGGGGTCCGATGTCGTCGTCGCGAATGGGCCCGCGAGGCTGGGGCTCTCGGTTTGCTACGACCTGCGTTTCCCGGAGCTCTATCGGCGGATGTCGAAGCAGGGCGCGGAGCTGCTCTTCGTGCCCGCGGCGTTCACCCACCTCACGGGCCTCGCGCACTGGGAGCCGCTCTTGCGCGCGCGGGCGATTGAAAATCTGGCGTACGTCGTCGCGCCGGCGCAGGTGGGCTGGCACTCGGAGAAGCGGCAGACCTGGGGCCACGCGCACGTCATCGACCCGTGGGGCCAGGTGCTGGCGACAGCCGGAGCGGGTGAGGGCGTGGCCGTAGCGCCGGTCGATCTCGAGTACCTGGCGAAGGTGAGGCGCGAGCTGCCCGCGCTGTCGCACCGCGTCCTCGACTGA